The following nucleotide sequence is from Dehalogenimonas formicexedens.
CAGGTGTCTCCGGCTCGCTGGCAGAAACGCGCTTCGGCGCATAGAATCGGCACTTCAGATAAGGTCAAATCCGGACCTACGACTTCGACTGATTGAGTGGAAAAAGACGCACGGCTGGCAGTTTCGGTACCGTCGAAACCCGACCGGTAATGTGATCCATCGCAGAACGGCTTATTCTTCGACTTGCCGCACCGGCACAGGGTGTATGTTTCAGGAACTTCAAATACCTTTCCCTGGCGCCAGCCGTGGCAATGACCCTCCGCGTCCTGGCAAATGATCTGTTCGGCAAGCGGCAGGCCGCCGCTCACTACATAGGGTCCGTTTTTGGTGATCTTGATCCGGTAACTATCTTCACTCGGTTCGTGTCCCGTATTCATACGACATCCTCAGAAAAGTGCATTATTATATCATGAGAGGAGGATTCCACCGGCATTTTCTCGATAAAAAATATGGTAATTATCCCTTGACAACAAGTACTCACCTATGCTAGACTGGGTTTAATAAGTTAGAGAGGTGTTCAAGTGCTGGATTCAGAACTTAGATACACGATGATAAACAACCTTAAAGAACTTGAACGCGACATCATTAACAGGGAACTTCCTATTGCGACTCGCGGTGTCGAGATTTTTGGTAAAAGCGGCGAATACATCGACGAAAACAAGAAACGATATTGGATAGCAGCCTATATTTCTGTGGAATCGAAGTCTGATGTTGAGCGCATTCACTCTTATCTTGCAGATTATGGTAGTACCAAGAATCAGTAACGATTGATCTCATAATTTACTCCAAAGGGGTTGACTATGGAACGCTACACAATCAAAGACTTCAACAAGGACTTTCCCGATGATGCCTCTTGTCTCGAATGGTTAAGAGGTTATCTGTATCCTGAAGGGATTACTTGCAAGGCTTGTGGCAAGGTAACTAAGCATCATCGCGTTACCAACCGCGCCTGTTTTGTTTGTGATAATTGCGGAACTCAAGTCTATCCGATGGTTGGTACAATCTTTGAGAAATCCAGTACATCTCTTAAGACTTGGTTTTATGCCATATTCCTGATGAGCCAAACAAGGTGCGGGATCTCTGCCAAGCAAATTCAACGCGAGACAGGCGTAACCTATAAAACAGCGTGGCGAATGTTTCACCATATAAGGACACTACTTCAAGAGAATGTAGGCGTATTTAAGGGGCAAGCAGAGGCTGACGAGACATATATCGGTGGCGCAAGGAAGGGCAAGCGCGGACGTGGTGCTGCGGGTAAAACTCCCGTTGTCGGTATTGTGGAGCGCAAAGGAAAGATAGCCGCTAAAGTGGTCGGTGATTGCAAATGTAATTCACTTCAACCGTTTATCAACAATCACGTTGACTGGCATACCAAGCTATACACAGACAATTATCGAGGATATGATGGATTAGATTTCTACGTTGGTGAACACGAGACTGTAGATCACGATAATGACGAATGGGTACGCGAGGACGTTCACACGAATACTATTGAGGGTTTTTGGTCCTTGATGAAGCGCGGGATTTCGGGTGTTTACCACGCTGTTTCACCCAAGTATTTGCAGAACTATGTGAATGAGTATGCGTTTCGTTACAATCATCGCCAGGACGAGACTCCGATGTTTCAGTCTTTCCTTGGTCAGATCGCGAGCAAGCCTTCTTTAAGTCCTTGAAAAATTGATCTCGCGTAATACTTTCATTTTGCTGTTTCATCTACAACCTTCAACTCGAAGGATTTAAGTTGACGTGACGATTCGTTAAACAGATGAATCGTTGTTACTAAATCCCCGTTCCATTCCCCGTTCGTAAAGAATTGTACCAAATAATCAAGGGTTTTATTTTTGTGGCTATGTAATTCGGGCGAGTACCAAATATCAACATCACCTAATCTTTTACCATATGTCTTAGTTATATTTAACGATTGTTGGTTTAAGTCCGATATCTTAATCAGCCTGGGTTTATTTTTGTCATCCCCAACCAATCTCAAGGAGATTCCATCGACACTCCAAGATTTTCTGGGTTGTAATTCTAAAAATATGACATGCCTGTCGTCTTTTTGAGAATGCTTGATCAGTCTTATTTGGTCTTGGCGTAACCAGTTTTGAGGAAGTGCTTCTTGTGCCCTCCCCCCTCTAATATCAGCATCGGTTGGATCTGAAATGGATCCCTTTTTATATCCATGCTCAATCTTGAATGGATTGTGTTTAAGATTAGTTGAATATCCCCATCTGATTAAAGGTAAAATGATCGCCGTTAAAATCAAAATGGCAAGCGTTACGATTGAAGTAGGACTACCCCAATCAGTTATTGCCACAATCAAAGCTCCCAAATAAACTACAATTTGAAGAGTAGTATACTTCAAACGTCCCAACTTACATAGAACTATTTCATTGACAGACTTATTTTTGAGAGTAGAATAAACTCACCCGAAAGGGTAGGCACGGCGGAATCCTACGTCTAATCCACTTGGCAATTTAGCTGAAAAGGCGCGGCTAATAGCCGAGAAAGGAGAAGACGATGGCTAAAACACAAGGGGATAAAAAGATCGTCTATGTTCACGGATATACAAAATACGTGAACGGGCAAAAAGTGATAGTGCCGCCGTTCTATCGGTCGACACCTAACTAAAGCGGGATGATCAATCCGCCGTGCCTTTATTATATCCCTAAGCTATTTAAACGCAATACTTGTCCCTAAGGGATATGTACCAAAAATATTTAGCCAAAAACGACACGAAACGCTTGACACCCCTAACGAACCCTTGTGCTATAATATCGCTCGCCCAACAAATCCTACCCTTCACTGTCTTTGCGAGCCCCCGATGAAATCGGGGGTGGCAATCTCCTCCCCACGAAATTGTCCACCGATCCCGGGAAATGCCGGAATCTATTGGGTGGGCAGGGGTAGGGCGAGCGGCCGCTCGCCCGCCTCGTACTGTCAACTGATAACTGAAAACTGATAACTGTCGACTTGTTCGAATTGAAAGGATTGAATGAATTGAACGTGCGATACGACTCCACGATTAAAACCTTCATAACCCAATCGTGTCGTTTCCCAAAAATTCGTCGCCCGCGCCCAAACAATTCAAACCCGGGCGGGGCGGTGAATATTGGACATTGGTATTATTGGTATCTTTCCCTCCGGGCGGGATTCGAAATGATTTGGTTTTGAAAACAATTCCTACGATTGCGTCAAAGCTAAAATTCAGGGATTCGTTTCGCATTAAAAGGTTTTCCGAAACGCCGAAAAACAAATGCCACCCGCCGCCCCGCGTTAATCAGAACGGATTGTTCCCTTTGTTTTTGCCTTATTGGTCGTATTTGGCATCGGTAGTATTGGTGGTATTCCTGAAAGGCGGGATTCGTTCCATTCGTTTTCGTCCGGGACAAACTGTTAACTGTCAACTGTGAACTGTAAACTTTGAGGGAGGTCTGATAGCTGAAAGCTGATTGCTGACAGCCCAAGTATGCCATACGACTCCCCGATTGGAACCCTAACAATCCAATCGTGTCGTTTCTAAAAATCGTATGATCTGCGCCCGGACAAACGTTTCGATTGCTATCGCAGGCACCGAGATTGTAGAATTATAGTTCATCGTCTGTTGAAGGGGTTCGGAAAATGGAACAGGAAGTAACCGTCGGTACGTTTAAAGTCAAGAGCGGCTTAGCCCAGATGCTCAAGGGTGGCGTCATCATGGACGTCACTACCCCGGACCAGGCCCGCATCGCCGAAGAGGCAGGTGCTTGTGCGGTCATGGCTTTGGAGCGTGTGCCGTCGGATATCCGTGCCGAGGGCGGGGTTGCCCGGATGGCTGATCCCACGGTTATCAAGGCCATCATGAAAGCCGTCAGCATCCCGGTGATGGCCAAATGCCGCATCGGACATTTCGTGGAAGCCCGGGTTCTGGAGGCCATGGGAGTGGACTTCATCGACGAATCAGAAGTCCTGACCCCCGCCGATGAGGCTTATCATGTCTGGAAACAAGATTTCAAAGTCCCGTTCGTCTGCGGTTGCCGTGACCTGGGAGAAGCTTTGCGCCGCATCGGCGAAGGCGCCGCCATGATCCGGACCAAGGGTGAAGCCGGAACCGGTAATGTTGTCGAAGCCGTCCGGCATATGCGGGCAGTCCAGGATGGTATCAGACGGGTTGTCGCGGCGCCGATGGAAGAACTCATGGCGATTGCCAAGGAACTCAATGCTCCGTTTGAGCAAATCCTCGCGTTGCATAATACCGGGAAACTGCCGGTTGTCAATTTTGCCGCTGGCGGCATCGCCACTCCTGCCGACGCCGCGCTGATGATGCAACTTGGCGCCGAGGGCGTGTTTGTCGGTTCCGGTATTTTTAAGAGTTCCGATCCGGCCCGGCGCGCTCATGCCATCGTCAAAGCCACCACTCACTACCAGGACCCGGTTGTCATCGCCGAGGTTTCAGAAGCTCTTGGCGAGGCCATGCCCGGCATCGAGATCGGCCAGATCAAACCTGAGCAACTTTTGGCCAAACGCGGTTGGTAGCTACCACGGTCAAATAAAAGAAAACCGGTTCGAGGGACGGCGATACTAGCCCCCTCGGACTTTTTTAGCTATAATTACGATATCTTGATTTACCGCATTGACGTTCTTCCCGCCGCGGGCATGCCTGACCGCCGTGGCGCGGCGCTGCTTAAAGACATCAAGGACCTGAATTTTTCCGGACCGGCTTCAGCCCGGGTTATCGATGTCTACTGGCTCAAGGGTGAGATTGACTCCCCTTCCGTCGAACGGTTGGCACGAGAGGCTTTGACCGACCCGGTAACCGAAACTTTCCAACTTGATCAGCCGACCGAGAATTCGACAGCCGATCATTCCGTGCTTGTCGCCCACAACGCCGGCGTTACCGACCCGATCGAAGAAACGATTCTCAAAGCCGCTTCAGACCTGGGTATTAACCTCGAGGCGGCGAGAACCGGGCGGCTATATCTCCTCGGCGGTGAATTCGATGCCGCTACCCTGAATGCCATTACCAACCAGCGCCTGCTTAATCCTATCGTCCAGCACGCGGTCACCGCTGATTCCGTGATCTTTGGCGAAAACCCGGTTTACCATTTCAAGCTTCGAGAGATCGATTTACCTGGGAACCCTGCGGCATTGTGCGATGTCGGCAAACTCTTTTGCCTCTCGCCCTCGGAAATTCAAGCAGCCGCCAGTTACTATGCCAAAATCGGCCGCAAGCCGACAGATGTTGAACTCGAAACGTTGGCTCAAACGTGGAGCGAACATTGCGTCCATAAGACCTTCAAAGCCAGATTCGATTTCGACGGGCAGGTCATCGACAATCTTCTAAAATCGACGATCGCGCGCGCCACCAAACAACTGGACAAGCCATGGTGCCTTTCTGTGTTCGTGGACAATTCGGGAGTCATCGACTTTGATGGCGAGAACGCCGTTTGCTTCAAGGTGGAGACTCACAACCATCCCTCGGCGGTCGAACCCTACGGCGGCGCCGCCACCGGATTGGGAGGGGTGATCCGCGATGTTTTAGGCACCGGGCTTGCGGCTCGTCCGATATTCAATACCGATGTGTTTTGTTTTGGCGAGCCGGACATGCCTTACGCCGACCTGCCAGCTGGGGCCCTGCACCCAAAACGGGTGTTCAAAGGGGTTAGAGCCGGCGTTGCCGATTATGGTAACCGAATCGGCATACCGACGATAAACGGTGCGATCCTGTTCGATGAGCGCTACGCCGGTAATCCGCTGGTGTACTGCGGCACGGCCGGAATAATGCCGGTCTGGGCGGCCAAGCCGGGCAAACAATCGCCGGGGGACCTGATCATCCTCATGGGAGGGCGAACCGGCCGCGACGGTATCCACGGCGTCACCTTCTCCTCCGAGGCGTTATCCGATAAATCCACCGAGCAGTCCTTCTCGTCGGTCCAAATCGGCAACCCGATTGTTGAAAAGCGGATGGCCGAGGCTATATTAAAGGCCCGCGACGAAAAGCTGTTCGTCCGCATCACCGACGTCGGCGGCGGCGGTTTATCATCGGCTGTAGGCGAGATGGGCGAGGACACCGGCGCCAGGGTATATCTCGACCGGGTGCCGCTCAAATATTCAGGCCTTTCATACTCCGAAATCTGGATCTCCGAATCCCAGGAACGCATGGTTCTGGCTGTCCCACCCCAGAATTTGGATCGGCTACTCGAGATTTGCCGTGGTGAGGGCGTCGAAGCGACTTCCATCGGCGAATTCACTAATGATAAACATCTCATACTCTACTATCGGGATCGTCTTGTTTGCGATCTCGATATGGTGTTCCTGCATGGCGGTAGACCGCAGATTACTTTAAAAGCCACCTATAACCCTCCCAGCTATCCGGAACCCGAATTCCCATGTCCGCCGCGCCTCGACGATGATCTTCTGAGATTGCTCGGGCGCTGGAATACCTGCTCTAAAGAATGGGTCATCCGCCAGTATGACCATGAAGTTCAGGGAGCGAGCGTTCTCAAACCGCTCGTCGGTGACCAGAGCGACGGCCCCGGCGACGCGTCTATCATACGTCCTGTTCTGGATTCCAACAGAGGGGTTATCGTCGCCTGCGGCATCAACCCATCTTACTCCGGCATTGACGCTTACAACATGGCCGCCTCGGCCATCGATGAGGCAGTCCGGAATGTAATCGCTTCGGGCGGCTCCCTGGAGCGCCTGGCGCTGCTGGATAATTTCTGCTGGGGCTCGGCAACCGATGAGCAGTCGCTCGGCGCTCTCGTAAGAGCCACCCAGGCATGTGCGGACCTGTCATTAGCCTATGAAACGCCTTTCATCTCAGGCAAGGATTCTCTGAATAACCAATTCCGTGCGGGAGATAAAATAGTTTCCATCCCCCACACGCTGTTGATATCCGCCTTTGGCGTCATGCCGGATGCCGAAAAAGCCGTTTCGATGGACTTTAAGGCTGCGGGAAATCTCATCTATGTCCTCGGTGAGACCAAAGCTGAATTGGGTGGCTCGGCGTATTTCGCTTCAAAAGGATTTATCGGGAACAAAGCCCCGGGAGTTGACCCGTCGATCTCAAAATACCTTTATGATCGGTTAGCGGCGGCTACCGAAAACAAACTCGTCAGTTCCTGCCATGACCTGTCCGAGGGCGGATTGGGCGTTGCCCTTTCGGAAATGGCATTCGCGGGAGGGTTGGGAGCGCGGGTTCACCTCTCCCGGATACCCCAGGATGGAAGTCTGAAACGGGATGACTATCTGCTGTTTTCCGAATCCAACTCGCGCTTTATCGTTGAAATCTCGCCGGAGCATCGGCACGATTTCGAAACGGTCATGGGCGATACCAAAATCAACATCATTGGCGAAGTGACAAACACAGATAGACTCGAGATTGAAGGTTTGGACAGTACCATTATTGTCAATCAACTGATAGCCGACTTGAAGGAAGCATGGCAAAGACCGCTCAAATGGTAAAAAACGTTAGGGTGATGGTTTTGCGCGCACCCGGCACCAATGCCGATCGCGAATTGGCATTCGCATTTGAACTTGCCGGTGGCACGGCACGGCTGACTCACATCAATGAACTCATTTCTGGCTCCCAGAAACTTGCTGATTATCACATTCTGGCTCTACCGGGCGGCTTTTCCTACGGCGATGATTTAGGAGCGGGGAAGGTGCAGGCCAATGAAATGCGCCTTCGAATTTTCGATGATCTTAAAACCTTTGTTGAAAGAGGCAGCCTCATCCTCGGAGTCTGCAACGGGTTTCAAGCCCTCATCAAAACGGGAATACTTCCAGGGCCCCCGGATCCTAAACTTCCCCACGTGACACTGACCAATAACGACTCCGGTAAATTTGAATGCCGATGGATCAAATTAGTATCCGAGCCGACGGCAAGTTGTGTCTGGACGAATAATATCGATCGGATGGAAGCCCCCATAGCCCATGGTGAGGGAAAATTGATTGCCGCGCCGGAAATGCTCTCAAGGCTTCGCCCGGTGTTCTATTACGCTAACAGCAAATGGCAGCCGACCTCGACCTACCCGTCCAATCCTAACGGATCGGTGAATAACATCGCAGGGCTCACCGATGACACGGGACGAGTTTTCGCCTTAATGCCCCATCCAGAAAGATTCGTTCGCGCGTCTCAACACCCTCAATGGACTCGCCGAGATATCGATGAACCGGGGCAGGGTCTCCAAATCTTCAGAAATGGGATAGCGGCAGCACGTGATTTCTGACCTCAACGTGAAGGTTGTTACATTTTATTTTCCAAACGCTCTATGGTAGATTATTACTAAAAATAAAGAGTAGCTAAGGGAGTTGTAAATGCGCATTACTCGGAAGTTTGTTGTTTGCAGCGTTCTCGTAATTATTAGCGTGTTAGCCTCTACCACACTGATCGCATGTGGCGGCGGCACGACATCGACAACCACGACGAATCCTCCCACGACCACAACCGCGCCCCCGACCACAAGCCCGGGCGCTGCCCTTTACAAGGCCAGCTGCGCGGTGTGCCATGGTGAGAACCGCCAAGGTGTAACTTCCGGAACTACAGTCATCGGTCCTGCAGTTCTGGTAACTTCGCCTACAATTACAAAGTTCACC
It contains:
- a CDS encoding IS1595 family transposase, which codes for MERYTIKDFNKDFPDDASCLEWLRGYLYPEGITCKACGKVTKHHRVTNRACFVCDNCGTQVYPMVGTIFEKSSTSLKTWFYAIFLMSQTRCGISAKQIQRETGVTYKTAWRMFHHIRTLLQENVGVFKGQAEADETYIGGARKGKRGRGAAGKTPVVGIVERKGKIAAKVVGDCKCNSLQPFINNHVDWHTKLYTDNYRGYDGLDFYVGEHETVDHDNDEWVREDVHTNTIEGFWSLMKRGISGVYHAVSPKYLQNYVNEYAFRYNHRQDETPMFQSFLGQIASKPSLSP
- a CDS encoding c-type cytochrome, whose amino-acid sequence is MRITRKFVVCSVLVIISVLASTTLIACGGGTTSTTTTNPPTTTTAPPTTSPGAALYKASCAVCHGENRQGVTSGTTVIGPAVLVTSPTITKFTTEASLATFIAGHQTGKNLTADQNTQIAQFLKAP
- a CDS encoding CDGSH iron-sulfur domain-containing protein, yielding MNTGHEPSEDSYRIKITKNGPYVVSGGLPLAEQIICQDAEGHCHGWRQGKVFEVPETYTLCRCGKSKNKPFCDGSHYRSGFDGTETASRASFSTQSVEVVGPDLTLSEVPILCAEARFCQRAGDTWHLVKKSDDQECRKIAIEEASECPSGRIVLKDKDGNVIEPELTPSIGLIEDVPAGFSGPIWVRGGIPIESSDGFDYERRNRVTLCRCGHSSNMPFCDGSHLEFKFRSSE
- the purL gene encoding phosphoribosylformylglycinamidine synthase subunit PurL, encoding MIYRIDVLPAAGMPDRRGAALLKDIKDLNFSGPASARVIDVYWLKGEIDSPSVERLAREALTDPVTETFQLDQPTENSTADHSVLVAHNAGVTDPIEETILKAASDLGINLEAARTGRLYLLGGEFDAATLNAITNQRLLNPIVQHAVTADSVIFGENPVYHFKLREIDLPGNPAALCDVGKLFCLSPSEIQAAASYYAKIGRKPTDVELETLAQTWSEHCVHKTFKARFDFDGQVIDNLLKSTIARATKQLDKPWCLSVFVDNSGVIDFDGENAVCFKVETHNHPSAVEPYGGAATGLGGVIRDVLGTGLAARPIFNTDVFCFGEPDMPYADLPAGALHPKRVFKGVRAGVADYGNRIGIPTINGAILFDERYAGNPLVYCGTAGIMPVWAAKPGKQSPGDLIILMGGRTGRDGIHGVTFSSEALSDKSTEQSFSSVQIGNPIVEKRMAEAILKARDEKLFVRITDVGGGGLSSAVGEMGEDTGARVYLDRVPLKYSGLSYSEIWISESQERMVLAVPPQNLDRLLEICRGEGVEATSIGEFTNDKHLILYYRDRLVCDLDMVFLHGGRPQITLKATYNPPSYPEPEFPCPPRLDDDLLRLLGRWNTCSKEWVIRQYDHEVQGASVLKPLVGDQSDGPGDASIIRPVLDSNRGVIVACGINPSYSGIDAYNMAASAIDEAVRNVIASGGSLERLALLDNFCWGSATDEQSLGALVRATQACADLSLAYETPFISGKDSLNNQFRAGDKIVSIPHTLLISAFGVMPDAEKAVSMDFKAAGNLIYVLGETKAELGGSAYFASKGFIGNKAPGVDPSISKYLYDRLAAATENKLVSSCHDLSEGGLGVALSEMAFAGGLGARVHLSRIPQDGSLKRDDYLLFSESNSRFIVEISPEHRHDFETVMGDTKINIIGEVTNTDRLEIEGLDSTIIVNQLIADLKEAWQRPLKW
- a CDS encoding phosphoribosylformylglycinamidine synthase subunit PurQ, which encodes MAKTAQMVKNVRVMVLRAPGTNADRELAFAFELAGGTARLTHINELISGSQKLADYHILALPGGFSYGDDLGAGKVQANEMRLRIFDDLKTFVERGSLILGVCNGFQALIKTGILPGPPDPKLPHVTLTNNDSGKFECRWIKLVSEPTASCVWTNNIDRMEAPIAHGEGKLIAAPEMLSRLRPVFYYANSKWQPTSTYPSNPNGSVNNIAGLTDDTGRVFALMPHPERFVRASQHPQWTRRDIDEPGQGLQIFRNGIAAARDF
- the pdxS gene encoding pyridoxal 5'-phosphate synthase lyase subunit PdxS; the protein is MEQEVTVGTFKVKSGLAQMLKGGVIMDVTTPDQARIAEEAGACAVMALERVPSDIRAEGGVARMADPTVIKAIMKAVSIPVMAKCRIGHFVEARVLEAMGVDFIDESEVLTPADEAYHVWKQDFKVPFVCGCRDLGEALRRIGEGAAMIRTKGEAGTGNVVEAVRHMRAVQDGIRRVVAAPMEELMAIAKELNAPFEQILALHNTGKLPVVNFAAGGIATPADAALMMQLGAEGVFVGSGIFKSSDPARRAHAIVKATTHYQDPVVIAEVSEALGEAMPGIEIGQIKPEQLLAKRGW